The following proteins are co-located in the Imtechella halotolerans genome:
- a CDS encoding FtsW/RodA/SpoVE family cell cycle protein gives MQQLFKNIKGDRAIWAVVALLAIISFLPVYSASTNLVYVVGNGTTLGHLVKHCFLLALGFFIILGIHKVPYHYFKRLSWVMIPFVLGLLLVTLLQGNTIGGANASRWIRIPLVGMTFQTSTLASVVLMVYVAGYLSKTFGKKIEFKESIFPLWTPVFLILAMILPANLSTTAILFFMVMLLCFMGGFPIKYLMAIIGAGVVMLTLFVLTAKAFPGLFPNRVDTWISRVENFADKSDTEGDYQIEKAKIAIATGGVVGLGAGKSVMKNFLPQSSSDFIYAIIVEEYGLMGAFVIVFLYMLLLFRIVIVAQNAETIFGKLMVIGVGLPIVFQALINMAVAVELFPVTGQTLPLISSGGTSIWMTCLAIGIILSVSAKREKEQEEFNHKESPDIAHA, from the coding sequence ATGCAACAATTGTTTAAAAATATTAAAGGAGACCGAGCAATATGGGCAGTAGTTGCGTTACTGGCCATCATATCCTTTTTGCCTGTGTATAGTGCCAGTACCAATTTAGTGTATGTTGTTGGTAACGGCACTACTCTAGGACACTTGGTTAAACATTGTTTTTTACTAGCCTTGGGCTTCTTTATTATACTGGGAATTCATAAAGTTCCTTATCATTACTTTAAGCGTTTGTCGTGGGTAATGATTCCTTTTGTTTTAGGCCTATTGTTAGTCACGTTATTGCAAGGAAATACTATTGGAGGTGCCAATGCTAGTAGGTGGATACGAATCCCTTTAGTAGGTATGACATTCCAAACCTCTACACTGGCTTCGGTAGTACTTATGGTTTATGTGGCAGGTTATTTGTCGAAAACTTTCGGAAAGAAAATTGAATTTAAGGAATCAATATTTCCTTTATGGACACCAGTTTTTCTTATACTGGCAATGATTCTTCCTGCTAACTTGTCAACTACCGCTATTTTGTTTTTTATGGTAATGTTGTTATGTTTTATGGGAGGATTTCCCATTAAATATTTAATGGCGATTATTGGTGCAGGAGTCGTGATGCTTACTTTGTTTGTGCTTACAGCTAAAGCATTTCCAGGTCTATTTCCAAACCGTGTCGATACTTGGATTAGTCGAGTTGAAAATTTCGCTGATAAAAGCGATACGGAGGGTGATTATCAAATTGAAAAAGCTAAGATAGCTATAGCTACGGGAGGAGTAGTTGGTTTGGGTGCAGGGAAAAGTGTGATGAAAAATTTTCTACCACAAAGTAGTTCTGACTTTATTTATGCAATTATTGTAGAAGAATATGGTTTAATGGGGGCTTTTGTGATAGTATTTTTATATATGCTACTGTTATTCAGGATTGTAATTGTTGCGCAAAATGCTGAAACAATTTTTGGAAAATTAATGGTCATTGGCGTAGGTTTGCCGATCGTTTTTCAAGCCCTTATTAATATGGCCGTGGCAGTTGAATTGTTTCCCGTTACTGGACAAACACTACCACTCATAAGTAGTGGAGGTACCTCCATTTGGATGACATGTCTTGCCATAGGGATTATTTTAAGTGTTAGTGCAAAACGAGAAAAAGAACAAGAAGAATTCAATCATAAAGAAAGTCCAGATATCGCACATGCATAA
- the murD gene encoding UDP-N-acetylmuramoyl-L-alanine--D-glutamate ligase — protein sequence MARLVVLGGGESGVGTAILGKLKGFDVFVSDRGPLKEKYKDVLTAYDIEWEENQHSESKILNADLVMKSPGIPDKIALVKQLVGIGIPVISEIEFAVGYTDATIVGITGSNGKTTTTMLTHNLFQNEGLNVGMAGNIGDSFAQMVAQEDKEYYVLEISSFQLDGIRSFAPHIAVITNITPDHLDRYEYEFDKYIASKFRIAMNQTEKDFLIYDADDPVITDWLKRHPVKSQCIPFSIEREFETGAYLKNNEIIIKTENNLFTMSTDTIALEGKHNVKNAMAAATVAQLVKIRKATIRESLETFQGVEHRLEKVLKINNVQYINDSKATNVNSTFYALDSMSAPTVWIVGGQDKGNDYTPLMAMVREKVKAIICLGVDNSKIIETFGKVADLMVETTSMDEAVTIAYKIAERGDNVLLSPACASFDLFENYEDRGNQFKEAVRKL from the coding sequence ATGGCAAGGTTAGTTGTATTAGGTGGGGGAGAAAGCGGAGTAGGGACTGCTATTTTAGGTAAATTAAAAGGTTTTGATGTGTTTGTGTCCGACAGAGGACCTCTTAAAGAGAAATATAAAGACGTTCTTACAGCATATGACATAGAATGGGAAGAGAATCAACATAGCGAATCAAAAATTCTCAATGCCGACTTAGTGATGAAAAGTCCTGGTATTCCGGATAAAATTGCATTAGTGAAGCAGCTTGTAGGGATAGGTATTCCAGTTATTTCAGAGATTGAATTTGCGGTAGGGTACACCGATGCAACAATTGTCGGAATAACAGGGAGTAATGGAAAAACTACCACTACCATGCTTACTCATAATCTATTTCAGAATGAAGGGTTAAATGTGGGCATGGCAGGAAACATAGGTGATAGTTTTGCACAGATGGTGGCTCAAGAAGATAAGGAGTACTATGTGTTGGAGATAAGCAGTTTTCAATTAGACGGTATTCGTTCATTTGCACCACATATTGCTGTGATTACCAATATTACACCAGATCATTTAGATCGATATGAATATGAATTCGATAAATATATAGCATCCAAGTTTCGCATTGCGATGAATCAAACAGAGAAGGATTTTTTGATTTATGATGCGGATGATCCTGTCATAACAGACTGGTTAAAAAGACATCCTGTGAAATCTCAATGTATTCCTTTTTCAATAGAAAGGGAGTTTGAAACTGGAGCTTACTTAAAGAATAATGAAATAATAATAAAGACAGAAAACAATCTATTTACGATGTCAACAGATACAATAGCACTAGAAGGAAAACATAATGTGAAAAATGCCATGGCCGCAGCCACTGTAGCACAATTAGTTAAAATACGTAAAGCAACTATCCGTGAAAGTTTGGAAACCTTCCAGGGTGTTGAGCACCGTTTGGAAAAGGTGTTGAAAATTAATAATGTTCAATATATAAATGATTCAAAAGCTACCAATGTGAATTCAACATTTTATGCTTTGGACAGCATGAGTGCTCCAACAGTTTGGATTGTTGGAGGGCAAGACAAAGGAAATGATTATACACCATTAATGGCTATGGTTCGTGAAAAAGTAAAGGCCATCATTTGTTTAGGCGTTGATAATAGTAAAATAATAGAAACTTTTGGGAAGGTGGCAGATCTGATGGTTGAAACTACCAGTATGGATGAAGCGGTAACAATTGCTTATAAAATTGCAGAAAGGGGTGATAATGTTTTATTGTCTCCAGCTTGTGCTAGCTTTGATTTGTTTGAAAATTACGAAGATAGAGGAAATCAATTTAAAGAAGCTGTTCGAAAATTATAG
- the mraY gene encoding phospho-N-acetylmuramoyl-pentapeptide-transferase, translating to MLYYLFDYLDNQFDLPGAGLFQFLSFRAAVAGILSLLISTIYGKRIINFLRKQQVGETVRDLGLIGQNEKAGTPTMGGVIIILATLIPVLFIARLDNVYIILLIVTTLWMGTIGFVDDYIKIFKKDKQGLKGRFKVLGQIGLGIIVGATLYFHPEVTIKREKQLTPQVQQEILSSGPEARLMKIEEKSTKTTIPFVKNNEFDYADLVSWIGDDYKNYAWLVFIPFVILIVTAVSNGANLTDGIDGLAAGSSAIMVLTLGIFAWVSGNIIFSNYLNIMYIPRVGEITIYIAAFAGALVGFLWYNTYPAQVFMGDTGSLTIGGIIAVIAIAVRKEWLIPVLCGIFLAENLSVVMQVSYFKYTKKKFGEGRRIFLMSPLHHHYQKKGYHESKIVTRFWIVGILLAIITIVTLKVR from the coding sequence ATGTTATATTATCTATTTGACTACTTAGACAATCAATTTGATCTGCCAGGAGCAGGCCTCTTTCAGTTTTTATCATTTAGAGCTGCTGTTGCTGGTATCTTGTCTTTGTTGATTTCAACAATTTACGGGAAGCGTATAATCAACTTTTTGCGTAAACAACAAGTTGGAGAAACTGTTAGAGATCTCGGTTTAATAGGGCAAAATGAAAAGGCTGGCACTCCTACAATGGGAGGTGTTATTATAATTTTAGCAACTTTAATTCCGGTATTGTTTATTGCAAGGTTGGATAACGTGTACATCATTTTATTAATTGTAACAACTCTATGGATGGGTACAATTGGTTTTGTAGATGATTATATAAAAATATTTAAAAAAGATAAGCAAGGATTAAAGGGGCGTTTTAAGGTTTTAGGACAAATAGGTCTGGGAATTATAGTGGGCGCGACCTTATATTTTCATCCAGAAGTAACCATAAAAAGAGAAAAGCAATTAACACCTCAGGTTCAACAAGAAATTCTGTCAAGTGGTCCTGAAGCGAGATTGATGAAAATTGAAGAAAAATCTACAAAAACTACAATTCCTTTTGTTAAGAATAATGAATTTGATTATGCTGATTTGGTTTCTTGGATTGGTGATGATTATAAAAATTATGCGTGGTTGGTCTTTATACCTTTTGTAATCCTCATTGTTACTGCGGTTTCTAATGGTGCTAACCTTACGGATGGAATTGATGGTCTTGCTGCTGGTTCATCTGCTATAATGGTTCTTACTCTTGGAATATTTGCATGGGTGTCTGGAAATATAATTTTCTCAAATTATTTGAATATCATGTATATACCCAGGGTAGGAGAAATAACTATTTATATAGCAGCCTTTGCGGGTGCTCTAGTTGGGTTTCTGTGGTACAATACGTACCCTGCACAGGTTTTTATGGGCGATACAGGAAGTCTTACTATAGGAGGTATTATTGCGGTAATTGCAATTGCCGTTCGTAAAGAATGGTTGATCCCTGTGTTATGTGGTATTTTCTTGGCAGAAAATCTTTCAGTGGTTATGCAAGTCAGTTATTTTAAGTATACCAAGAAAAAATTCGGAGAAGGAAGGCGCATATTCCTAATGTCACCATTACATCATCATTATCAGAAGAAGGGATATCATGAAAGTAAGATAGTTACTCGTTTTTGGATTGTAGGTATTTTGCTGGCAATCATAACTATTGTAACATTAAAGGTTAGGTAG
- a CDS encoding UDP-N-acetylmuramoyl-L-alanyl-D-glutamate--2,6-diaminopimelate ligase, with protein MMQLKDLLYKVTINAVSGSTQVDVIDIHFDSRKVALNDVFVAIRGTVTDGHKYIDKAVGQGAIAIVCESMPKNIVNGVTYVLVEDTMSALARIATNFYGNPSHNLKLVGVTGTNGKTTVSSLLYQLFSKAGYKVGLLSTVKIMVADTEYNATHTTPDSLSINYYLKLMNDAGVEYCFMEVSSHGIDQKRTEGLHFEGGIFTNLSHDHLDYHHSFAAYRDVKKSFFDHLPKTAFALVNLDDKNGLVMLQNTKATKYTYALKSYADFKAQILENQFNGLLLKIDGQEVWTRLIGSFNAYNLLAIYAAACLLKLDTLEILRHISELESVSGRFQYFISNGKVTTIVDYAHTPDALRNVLETINSIRTNNESLITVVGCGGDRDRTKRPDMANIAATLSTKVIFTSDNPRSEDPQAIIDDMEVGVEPQLVNRLLSIVDRKQAIKTACQLAQPGDIILIAGKGHETYQEIKGVRTDFNDFVIAKELLNQLNK; from the coding sequence ATAATGCAGTTAAAGGATTTATTATATAAGGTCACTATTAATGCTGTGAGTGGAAGTACTCAAGTAGATGTAATTGATATTCATTTTGATTCACGAAAAGTGGCTCTTAATGATGTATTTGTTGCTATAAGAGGTACCGTAACTGATGGGCATAAGTATATAGATAAAGCTGTAGGTCAAGGTGCAATTGCCATTGTATGTGAGTCAATGCCAAAAAATATAGTAAATGGTGTTACCTATGTATTGGTTGAGGACACTATGAGTGCATTAGCCAGGATTGCTACTAATTTTTATGGAAATCCATCACATAATTTAAAATTAGTTGGAGTTACTGGGACCAATGGAAAAACAACGGTTTCAAGTTTGTTATACCAGCTTTTTTCCAAGGCTGGATATAAGGTAGGTTTGCTATCTACAGTTAAAATAATGGTTGCTGATACAGAGTATAATGCAACTCATACTACACCTGATTCATTATCTATAAATTATTATTTAAAGTTAATGAATGATGCTGGGGTGGAGTATTGCTTTATGGAGGTAAGTTCCCATGGGATTGATCAAAAACGCACGGAGGGTTTGCATTTTGAAGGAGGTATTTTTACAAATTTGTCACACGATCATTTGGATTATCATCATTCATTTGCTGCGTATAGAGATGTGAAAAAGTCCTTCTTTGATCACTTACCTAAAACAGCTTTTGCTTTGGTTAATTTAGATGATAAAAATGGCCTTGTGATGTTACAAAACACAAAGGCTACTAAATATACTTATGCTTTAAAATCGTATGCTGATTTTAAAGCCCAAATTTTAGAAAATCAGTTCAATGGACTGTTACTTAAAATTGATGGTCAGGAAGTTTGGACTCGATTGATCGGGAGTTTTAATGCCTATAATCTTTTGGCAATTTACGCTGCTGCTTGCTTGTTGAAATTGGATACACTTGAGATTTTACGTCATATAAGTGAATTAGAAAGTGTAAGTGGACGCTTTCAATATTTCATTTCGAATGGAAAAGTGACTACAATTGTTGATTATGCTCATACTCCTGATGCTCTTAGGAATGTTCTCGAAACTATTAATAGCATTCGTACCAATAATGAATCCCTGATAACGGTGGTTGGGTGTGGAGGTGATCGTGATAGGACTAAGCGTCCTGATATGGCTAATATCGCTGCAACTTTAAGTACAAAGGTGATTTTTACTTCTGACAATCCAAGGAGTGAAGATCCTCAAGCAATTATTGATGATATGGAAGTAGGCGTGGAACCGCAACTTGTGAATCGTTTACTTTCTATAGTAGATAGAAAGCAAGCAATAAAAACAGCCTGTCAATTGGCACAGCCTGGAGATATTATCTTGATAGCAGGAAAAGGTCATGAAACGTATCAGGAAATAAAGGGTGTGCGTACTGATTTTAATGATTTTGTTATAGCTAAGGAACTATTAAACCAACTTAATAAATAA
- a CDS encoding penicillin-binding protein has product MVTKEKSILSRLYFVAACLFLFAILVVVKLVMIQINGEEYRQMAEESTIKNFVIQPNRGNLYSDDGSLLATSVTRYDIRFDAVTVSDKNFEANVKALAGSLSKLLGKPSSYYQNALRRARVNKNRYFLIARNLGYAEYMQIKKMPMFNLGAYKGGLIVEQRTVREHPLGSIAQRSVGYERFDENGYATRVGLEGAFTEFLSGKEGHRLKQRIAKGQWKPISDNNEVEPKDGYDVISTININIQDIAHHALLTQLEKYKADHGTVVVMEVATGEIKAISNLGRTENGSYFEKLNYAIGESQEPGSVFKLMTMVAALEEKVLDTNYVVDTEKGFLTYYGKKVWDANRRGHGEISLAKAFEVSSNTGIVKAIHEKFSKDPRRFVDRLTRMHLDKQLDLPIVGEGKPYIPHPDRRKYWSGISLEWMAFGYGLHLTPLQSLTFYNAIANDGEMVKPRLIKEVREWDKTIVKYEKEVIDPQICSQETVDKVKHLLRNVIEGEKGTGRKLYSPNFSMAGKTGTTQKNYRDKSKLNYISSFAGFFPADKPKYSCIVVIHEPDKGLGYYGADVSGPVFKSIAQKIYTNSPLIDTVDELNNTSEGVDDSYKAYYTKVQRIYNEVPNVKGMSGMDAVPLLENLGLRVRVVGNGKVREQSLSAGQKIQRNQTIILQLS; this is encoded by the coding sequence ATGGTCACCAAAGAAAAAAGCATACTAAGCCGATTATATTTCGTCGCAGCTTGCCTCTTTTTGTTTGCTATACTGGTGGTAGTGAAATTGGTTATGATTCAAATCAACGGGGAGGAGTATCGCCAAATGGCTGAAGAGAGTACAATTAAGAATTTTGTTATTCAGCCTAATAGGGGAAATTTATACTCGGATGATGGGAGTCTTCTGGCTACATCAGTCACGCGTTATGATATTAGATTTGATGCTGTTACAGTTTCTGATAAAAATTTTGAGGCTAATGTCAAAGCATTAGCAGGATCGCTTTCAAAATTATTAGGGAAGCCGTCTTCGTATTATCAAAATGCACTGCGTAGAGCTCGTGTTAATAAAAACAGGTATTTTTTGATTGCTCGAAATCTTGGCTATGCTGAGTATATGCAAATTAAGAAAATGCCTATGTTTAATCTTGGTGCATATAAAGGAGGTTTAATAGTTGAGCAAAGAACTGTGCGTGAGCATCCACTTGGTTCTATAGCTCAGCGAAGTGTAGGATACGAGAGATTTGATGAAAACGGGTATGCTACGCGTGTAGGGCTTGAAGGAGCTTTTACAGAATTTTTGTCCGGTAAGGAAGGTCATCGCCTTAAGCAACGAATAGCTAAAGGCCAATGGAAGCCCATAAGTGATAATAATGAAGTTGAACCTAAGGATGGTTATGATGTTATTTCAACAATTAATATCAATATTCAGGATATTGCGCACCATGCATTATTAACTCAACTTGAAAAATATAAGGCTGACCATGGAACAGTGGTTGTTATGGAAGTAGCTACAGGAGAGATTAAAGCCATTTCTAATCTTGGACGAACTGAAAATGGAAGTTATTTTGAAAAACTGAACTATGCTATTGGAGAATCACAGGAGCCAGGTTCAGTCTTTAAATTAATGACCATGGTGGCTGCATTAGAGGAGAAAGTGTTGGATACCAACTATGTGGTTGATACGGAAAAAGGATTTTTAACTTATTATGGTAAAAAAGTTTGGGATGCAAACCGAAGAGGTCATGGAGAAATCTCGCTTGCAAAGGCTTTTGAAGTATCATCAAATACTGGAATAGTAAAGGCTATTCATGAGAAGTTTTCCAAAGATCCTAGACGTTTTGTAGACCGGCTAACTAGAATGCATCTTGATAAACAATTGGATTTGCCAATTGTGGGGGAGGGAAAACCTTATATTCCTCATCCAGATAGAAGGAAGTATTGGAGTGGTATTTCATTAGAATGGATGGCATTTGGATATGGTCTTCATTTAACACCATTACAATCATTAACATTTTATAATGCAATTGCCAATGATGGAGAGATGGTCAAACCTCGACTTATTAAGGAGGTTCGTGAATGGGATAAGACTATAGTAAAGTATGAAAAAGAGGTTATAGATCCACAGATATGTTCACAAGAAACTGTTGATAAGGTAAAACATTTGTTGCGAAATGTTATTGAAGGTGAGAAGGGAACAGGTAGAAAGTTGTACTCACCCAATTTTTCAATGGCTGGAAAAACAGGAACTACTCAAAAAAATTATAGGGATAAAAGTAAGCTTAATTATATTTCTTCTTTTGCAGGTTTTTTCCCTGCTGATAAACCTAAGTATTCCTGTATAGTAGTAATTCATGAACCAGATAAAGGACTTGGGTACTATGGTGCTGATGTATCTGGTCCAGTATTTAAAAGTATTGCTCAAAAAATTTATACTAATTCTCCTCTGATAGATACTGTAGATGAGTTAAATAACACTTCAGAAGGAGTGGATGATAGTTATAAAGCATATTACACCAAGGTACAACGAATTTATAATGAGGTTCCCAATGTGAAAGGGATGAGTGGAATGGATGCAGTTCCATTGCTGGAAAATTTGGGATTAAGAGTAAGGGTAGTTGGTAACGGAAAAGTTAGAGAACAATCTTTGTCCGCGGGACAAAAAATTCAAAGAAATCAAACCATTATTTTGCAATTGTCATAA
- a CDS encoding FtsL-like putative cell division protein → MKQNIVDILKGKFLISDDAVKNWRFILFASLLAVVMIASSHNADQKVHDIARLNEQVQELRSEFVDTRSRLQRLKLESTIVTKLKDYGLQPSAEPPRKIRVTTK, encoded by the coding sequence ATGAAGCAAAACATTGTTGATATACTCAAAGGGAAGTTTCTTATAAGTGATGATGCGGTAAAGAATTGGCGCTTCATTCTTTTTGCTTCCTTGTTGGCTGTAGTGATGATTGCGAGTTCGCACAATGCCGACCAAAAGGTGCATGATATTGCCAGGCTCAACGAGCAAGTTCAGGAATTAAGGAGTGAGTTTGTTGATACCCGCTCCCGACTGCAGAGACTGAAGTTGGAGTCAACAATTGTAACTAAACTGAAAGATTATGGGCTTCAGCCATCAGCTGAGCCACCAAGAAAAATAAGAGTAACTACAAAATAA
- the rsmH gene encoding 16S rRNA (cytosine(1402)-N(4))-methyltransferase RsmH yields the protein MENEYHNPVLLKETVDGLNINLSGVYVDVTFGGGGHSREILKRLGPEGRLYAFDQDEDALVNALDDPRFVLINENFRYLKRFLRFHGVKEVDGILGDFGVSSHQFDVAERGFSTRFEADLDMRMSKRNEISAYTVVNDYSEEDLSKVLYMYGELKNARAMARVIVDNRNQGPIKTSKQLVEILSRLLPKFKEHKVLAQVYQAIRIEVNQEMEVLKEFLMQTPEVLKKGGRLSLISYHSLEDRLVKRFIRDGMFEGVPEKDFYGNVSVPLKKIGGLIIPSEQEIKINNRARSAKLRIAERV from the coding sequence ATGGAGAATGAATATCATAATCCGGTTTTATTGAAGGAGACAGTTGATGGGTTGAACATCAATCTGTCTGGTGTATATGTGGATGTGACCTTTGGTGGCGGTGGTCACTCTAGGGAAATTCTTAAGAGATTAGGGCCTGAGGGACGTTTGTATGCCTTTGATCAAGATGAAGATGCCTTAGTGAATGCTTTAGATGATCCAAGATTTGTTTTAATTAATGAAAATTTTAGGTATTTAAAGCGTTTTCTTCGATTTCATGGAGTCAAAGAGGTGGATGGTATATTAGGGGATTTTGGGGTTTCTTCTCATCAGTTTGATGTGGCTGAACGAGGTTTTTCCACTCGCTTTGAAGCAGATTTGGATATGCGTATGAGTAAACGAAACGAGATTTCTGCATATACGGTTGTAAATGACTATAGTGAGGAAGACCTAAGTAAGGTTCTTTATATGTATGGTGAGCTTAAAAATGCACGTGCCATGGCAAGGGTTATTGTTGATAATCGTAATCAAGGCCCGATAAAAACAAGTAAACAACTTGTTGAGATTTTAAGTCGCCTTTTGCCAAAGTTTAAGGAGCACAAGGTGTTGGCTCAAGTGTACCAGGCGATTCGAATTGAGGTGAATCAGGAGATGGAGGTGTTGAAGGAGTTCTTAATGCAGACACCTGAAGTATTGAAAAAAGGAGGTAGGTTAAGTCTTATAAGTTATCATTCTTTAGAAGATAGATTGGTGAAGAGATTTATTAGGGATGGGATGTTTGAAGGTGTTCCAGAGAAAGATTTTTATGGGAATGTTTCTGTGCCTCTAAAAAAAATAGGAGGATTGATTATTCCCTCAGAACAGGAAATAAAAATAAACAACCGAGCTAGGAGTGCAAAGTTGAGGATTGCTGAAAGAGTGTAA
- the mraZ gene encoding division/cell wall cluster transcriptional repressor MraZ has protein sequence MNSFIGTYECKADAKGRLMIPVALKTQLSPLLEEGFVLKRAVFQSCLELYPMSEWKVLMEKMNGLNRFSKKNNDFIRRFTAGVKVVEVDAAGRLLIPKELCLFAGIDKELVLSSAINIIEIWDKQRYEQAIDDATLDFADLAEEVMGGDNGE, from the coding sequence GTGAACAGTTTTATTGGGACATATGAATGTAAGGCAGATGCCAAGGGAAGATTGATGATTCCTGTGGCATTAAAGACGCAATTGTCTCCATTGTTAGAGGAGGGATTTGTGTTGAAGCGTGCTGTTTTTCAGTCTTGTTTAGAGCTGTATCCCATGTCGGAATGGAAGGTCCTTATGGAAAAAATGAATGGCTTAAATCGTTTTAGTAAAAAGAATAATGATTTTATCAGAAGGTTTACGGCTGGTGTGAAGGTGGTTGAAGTAGATGCAGCTGGGCGATTACTTATTCCGAAAGAGTTGTGTTTGTTCGCTGGAATTGATAAAGAACTGGTGTTGTCTTCAGCAATCAACATTATTGAAATATGGGATAAACAGCGATATGAGCAAGCTATAGATGATGCTACCTTGGATTTTGCTGATTTAGCTGAAGAAGTAATGGGAGGTGATAATGGAGAATGA
- a CDS encoding alpha/beta fold hydrolase produces MKHELKTEKNFKYIEVGEGTPIIILHGLMGGLSNFTSVTDYFSANGYKVLIPELPIYSMPLLKTTVKSFAKFLERFIEHKQLNDVILLGNSLGGHIGLLHTKLFPEKVKALVITGSSGLYENAMGDGYPKRGDYEFIKKKSEDVFYDPKVATKEIVDEVFATVNDRAKLIKTLAIAKSAIRHNMAKDLPQMSTPTCIIWGKNDHVTPPNVAEEFHSLLPDSELFWIDKCGHAPMMEHPESFNRILIDWLKKRNF; encoded by the coding sequence ATGAAACACGAATTAAAAACCGAAAAGAATTTCAAATACATAGAAGTTGGTGAAGGGACTCCTATCATAATTTTACATGGATTAATGGGAGGCTTAAGTAACTTTACCAGCGTTACAGATTATTTTTCTGCAAACGGTTATAAGGTACTTATCCCCGAACTACCTATTTACAGCATGCCTCTTTTAAAAACTACAGTTAAAAGTTTTGCTAAATTTTTAGAACGTTTTATTGAACACAAACAACTAAATGATGTCATCCTTTTAGGAAACTCACTAGGAGGACACATTGGCCTTCTTCACACCAAACTTTTCCCTGAAAAAGTAAAAGCTTTAGTGATAACAGGAAGTTCTGGTCTTTATGAAAACGCCATGGGAGATGGATACCCTAAAAGAGGTGATTACGAGTTTATTAAAAAGAAAAGCGAAGACGTCTTTTACGATCCTAAAGTTGCAACCAAAGAAATTGTAGATGAAGTGTTCGCAACTGTAAACGATCGAGCAAAACTTATTAAGACATTAGCTATCGCTAAGAGTGCCATTCGCCATAACATGGCTAAAGATTTACCACAGATGAGTACTCCAACCTGTATTATTTGGGGGAAAAATGACCATGTAACTCCACCAAATGTAGCCGAAGAATTTCACAGCTTACTTCCTGACTCAGAATTGTTTTGGATTGATAAATGTGGCCATGCACCTATGATGGAGCATCCTGAATCTTTCAACCGCATCCTAATAGATTGGTTAAAAAAACGCAATTTTTAA
- the yihA gene encoding ribosome biogenesis GTP-binding protein YihA/YsxC, giving the protein MEIKSAEFVMSNSDVGKCPKEPIPEYAFIGRSNVGKSSLINMLTQRKGLAKTSGRPGKTQLINHFKINNNWFLVDLPGYGYARVSKSMKNTFQKFITQYFEKRQQLVSAFVLIDIRHEPQKIDLEFMQWMGEHQIPFSIIFTKADKLKPGAIQRHVKEYESKLLEDAWEEMPNYFITSSSNFTGRDQLLKYIEDINNSLRS; this is encoded by the coding sequence ATGGAAATAAAGTCAGCTGAATTTGTCATGAGTAATTCAGACGTAGGCAAATGTCCTAAAGAGCCCATTCCTGAATATGCCTTTATAGGGAGATCTAACGTAGGAAAATCATCTCTTATTAACATGCTGACCCAAAGAAAAGGACTTGCTAAAACATCTGGCAGACCGGGTAAAACACAACTGATCAATCACTTCAAAATCAATAACAACTGGTTTCTTGTAGATTTACCAGGCTATGGATATGCACGGGTTTCAAAAAGCATGAAGAACACCTTTCAAAAATTCATAACGCAATATTTTGAAAAGCGTCAACAACTAGTTTCCGCCTTTGTTTTGATCGATATTCGACATGAACCTCAAAAAATTGATTTGGAATTCATGCAATGGATGGGTGAACATCAAATACCCTTCTCTATCATTTTTACAAAAGCAGACAAATTAAAACCGGGAGCAATTCAACGCCATGTTAAAGAATATGAATCTAAACTTCTGGAAGATGCCTGGGAAGAAATGCCTAACTATTTCATCACTTCTTCGAGCAATTTTACCGGCAGGGATCAATTGCTAAAATATATCGAGGACATCAATAACTCCCTCCGGTCGTAA